The genomic region GAAAGGCGGCGTGGTAATACCGAATGCAAAAGAATCGCCGAAGTAGAGGATGCGCAACTGATCGGCGGGCCGCACAACGGAAACATTGTCTTCGTTATAATTGAGGTCGTCCAAGCGCGCGAAACCAGCTTGAGGCTCTTCTTTCGGTTTAATGTACCATGTTTCATAAACACGGAACAATCCATCGAACACGACCAGAGAAATCAATAAGGAAGCAATAACAGTAAGGCCGGCAAAAAAAGCGGATGAAAATTTTCCCATGACGTAAGTATACGGACCAGCATGTCACAACGCAATCAATGAAAAGATGCCATATCAATTTTTTTTCTTAAGAATCTGAAACGGCGCCTTCTCTCGTCATAAGCCATCTTCTGCATTATTATACATGAAGTGGCCTCTTCGGAACGTATACATTCGGTATTCGAAACGAATGCGAGCGCGCATTCCAAAGCGGAAAAAAATGAACGGTTTTCAAAATTGGTTCGTTTATTGCTTTGATGCATGCAGACGCACTCCATGGTGATGGCCTCATCTCGAGTGGATACATTGCGCAGTGCCTTGAGTGCTCTGTGAAGAAACTGCGCGCCGCTTCCAAACCCGTGGCAGCGGCAAACACGGCGAAGGAAAGGAGTTGCTGTATGTTCAAGCGGGTGTACCAAGTGGTTTTTGGACACGGTGCGAAACACGAAATGGCGACGTCTCATATCCGCACCACATTTCAAGAAGCATTGCGTCAAGGTGTGACGTTCGATGTGCGTCTCAAGAGCGTTGGCGGTGATCTTCAAAAAATGGATTGCACTCTTTGTGCTGTGGAGAATGATGCGTTCGTCCTTGCACCGCAAGGTACCTTTTCCGATCCGTGGCATGCCGTGACACCGGAAAAAACACTGCTTGATTGTTATTTTTCGTTAGGCAAAGCGGAGAACCGTAAGCTGTATGGTTGTGCTTGCACCGCTTTAGAACCCATCTCCGCGGACAGGCTACTTCTCGGATTTCCGGATCGGCTTGAGCAGGGGGAGCGGCGTATCAATGTGCGTATAACACCACAATATGAGCATATGCCCGGCGTATGTATTTGGGGCGTGAAGGATATCGCTACGCTTCACGGGAAAGCTATGGAACGTATTCCGGTGCTTTTGACAGATCCCGGAACGCCTGAATCCAAGACACTTCTCTGCAATTTGTCCTCGGGAGGGGTTCGGCTCAGATTGCCAGCACAACTCCTTGATGAACAGAGAACATGGTTGCGCCCAGGGCAAGA from Desulfovibrio inopinatus DSM 10711 harbors:
- a CDS encoding PilZ domain-containing protein; protein product: MFKRVYQVVFGHGAKHEMATSHIRTTFQEALRQGVTFDVRLKSVGGDLQKMDCTLCAVENDAFVLAPQGTFSDPWHAVTPEKTLLDCYFSLGKAENRKLYGCACTALEPISADRLLLGFPDRLEQGERRINVRITPQYEHMPGVCIWGVKDIATLHGKAMERIPVLLTDPGTPESKTLLCNLSSGGVRLRLPAQLLDEQRTWLRPGQEVLIQLDFGDLAQSPFFMSARVNNEFRSSSGSCELGLQFTGYSPHHSRAQWEPVDLFGVDDLAKLIQGLLTEYSMENRIASGGDIRPVSVVL